The genomic region ATGTTGCGTTTTAAAAGCTGGAAAGCTGAAGTGGGATACAGTCGCTTCTGTCTGAAAAGAAAGTGAGAACGTCATTTCTTTTTGGGAGAATCTTCGTAATGGAGTGCATGATGATGCGATCCACGCAATCAGACCGTCGGTCGATATCGTCTGTTCACCCTGGCAGTGGCTCCCAAGGGTCTCagccagaggtctttcacatcacctcctacctgacccttttaaccaAAGATGAACCTGAGACTTCCAGCACACCAAGCAAAAGCTCTACCATGCAGCGACGCTCCCTCTCTGTGCTAACCATTCTCCGCTCATTCAACTGCTGCCCAAGTTGGAGATTAAGAGTTAaaacacacgagacgaattacacgaggatgctcaagtaaaggaagacgcaatgttagccgggaagccgagttttaaaagacagatcggaaggctctgtcaatttcccctctctacagagcctgcaaatatcACTGCTGAGGgggtttgcttatttcctcttcacctcccagaagtctctgtcagtttcacctccccttctgggaggagaagatgaaataaacaaaccctttgaggagccatttccctggctctgagaggggaaattgacagagccttccgatctgtcttttaaaactcagcttcccggctaacattgcgtcttccttcACCTGAGCgtcatgtaattcgtcttgtgtgtgTTTTAGTTCTTAGAATACAGAGGTAGCTTCAGTCATGTGCTTGCCTTTCATTTGAAGATgacagggactgaacctgggaccttctgcatgtaaaccaCGTGAAGTTTTTTGTACACCTGGTTCatttccatatatttttaaaaactgacttaTTAACTCAAACAGCAGAATTTCCTCAACCCACTGGTAGTCTGTTCAGGAGCTGACAGACTCCTTCGACGAACTCATTGCCTGTCCTTCTCTTCACATGTTGACCTAGAATAGAATTTCAAAACGTTGCTTAAACGaggttataatttttttaaaacttttgccAAGGTTTTTGTGTCTCAATTGAGTACCTAATTAGGCATTAGGATTTCAGCTGATTATATGACGTGTAAATAACCCCTCTTTGTTCAGCCCATTGGTCTTACTGCGCATGCGTCACACCTCTCCTTCAAATAACATTAGTGGTTTATTTGTCACCCTATTGCACGCAATCTCTATAACTGGCCATACGAAGGAAATCCATGAATCACCAAATGATAAATGATCCTAGAGGTCCTCGCTGCTGAGGAAAGGGTGTCATGGCAATGAATGCCTCGTGCTGTATTGGTGGACTGGCTTTGCTGactttggccctgatcctgaaactgtttagaACTTGTTCACACATTGCGGCGAGCATCAGTGTACCTTGTGGTAAGGAAACAATGGGTGCATGTAAGCCATTTAATCTTTCTTGAGACAGCATGTTCCACACCCTGAGAGATGCTGGAAATGTTTAATGACCTGGGGGAAGAGGGTGCAGAGCCAATCTAAAAGGCTTGTGCATTCTGCTTTCCAGTTATCCAAAATGAGGTGTTTCATCACAATATCAATACTTATATTGCTCTTTCTCTCACAagcacacacacgtgcacacgtGTCTCATTTGACACAGGCCAAGTGAACAAGTGCAGTTTATTTCCGGGGGAGCGGGGTGGCCTAAGCCTGAGGTTTTTGCAGAGAAAATAAGTTTTGAGTTGGAGTTTTAAGAAAAGGCGCTTTGAAAACAAATATAAATTTCTGGGTACCAAAAGTAAGGCAGGTAAGCAAAATTACTGAAGCTCCCTGAACAAATATGGCTGAGACGTTCTGTGAGCCGATGATTCTAGCGCAGGTTTCATTATGCCTGTTTTAAGACTATGCAAATGTATGTTGTTTCCTTTATATGTACCAGAGCATGCCTTTGAAGATCAGAAGGCTCTAGCCTTTCAGAATTAGCTTGCTCACTTGTAGAACTATAATTTAACAACTACGTCCTTAGCTCATGTGGCTAGCTCATCCTTTCTTCTCAGGCTAGACCTAAACCCATTAAAATGGATGACTTCGCAGAGTGGCATGTTGCTTTTTTCTGAGTGCAttgatctgggttttttttcccctctctctctctctcttctctttccttaGCGTGTCCATTCTGATCTTTAATACTTCTCGGCAGTGCTTTGTTGTGGTGAAGCAGTTCCGTCCAGGTAATTCTtttcctttgctttattttttaccCTTCAATGAAGCAAGCATTGTGGCTGTGCCAGTAAAAGGCTGGTGGGCCTGTGAATAGTTGTGGTGTAATATTTGTTCTGTAGCCAAAAGAAGCTGCCCTCAATCATCTAGTAAATGAATGTGCAGAAAGCTGCCTAATAGGGCATTTCCAGCCTGAACCCTGTCCGATTTACTGACAACTTATGCCCTATATtccactaaccaactttattgtatcataagctttcgagaatcacagttctcttcgtcagatgcatggagggcaagaatctgacaaagagaactgcgattctcgaaagctgatgctacaataaagttggttagtcttaaaggtgctactggactctttttgattttgctacaacagactaacacggctaactcctctggatctatattccACTGACAACTTAATGCCGAGGGTCACCAACTTCCTTGCACTTGCAGGCAGCTTTGGGATTTTGACACAGCACAGTGGATGTAGCCACGAAATGGCCGCCACAGGAGGCGGAGACATCCACAAAATGGATCTAGCTAATGGCTTGGGGTCGCCGCCACAaacctgagtctcagtgagaaaggtggactataaagaacagaaataaaaagtaaaataaactcTACAATAAAGGCTACTGGCAACAGTGATCTGTTTTTTAGTAGCTCGCAGGTCGACGTGGACTGAAACAGTAATGCAGAATCCAGCCCTTTGCGTTTCCTTTGACGGTATTACGTGGTTCTTAGAGTTTCCTTTAGACGAGTATTACCACAACAACTGTTTCTAGATTAACGCTAAAGGTCCGTTGCAAATTCCACTTGGCAATCTGTGTGAGGGGGCACTATATGTTCAAAAGGGATTTTTCAAACAAACATGCATGCTTCTCATAACTTTACCGAAACGGCAGCTGAGTTGACAGGCTGGAAGACTCATCGCTGTGCACATGGTACATCACGTACAGTCCGACATCCCAGCAAATATCAACGAATCCTGTGGAATATATGTGTTGGCTGACAAATGGAAGTTTCCTTGAGGCATAGGTTGCTCACAAAGAGATAATAGTGTTCAATGTACCATCTTGCAGAAAtctaactggggggggggcgattCAGTTACGTCCTCCATTCTACTCAAAAGCTTTAATTGATTTTCCTCTCCTCATTTTGGGAAGACACAGAACATTAGGTGTTCCAGTGCCTTCTAATTGCAGCTGTTCTGCTTTGCTAGTTGTATCATCAGTTATCAGAAATGAGATGAGCAAACCTCATTAAAGTGGGTTCAGATTATTTATATACAGACTTCAGAGATCCCTTAAAGCCCTTTGCAGTCTTAAATTACAGGAAGGGTTGTGCCTGGCTGGTTTGCTTTTTGAATTCTATCGCTTGAATCTACAGCGACGATGCAGTTCAGAGGCAGGGATAGACTGCTGTGTGGTTTGCTCTGTAGATTACCCCATGGTCATTATAATTGCACTTACTGCACATTTTACATTTgctacatttttttcctggtttgaaGAAATTTGAGCCTTGGATTATTAGGCTGGGCAAGGCTGGGTAAGATTATTTATAATCTTACGGGAAGTGAGATCTTCTAAGACTGATTTTGGCACAGCCCAGGTAGCCATCAGCCCACAGAACAGGCATTCATTTTTACTTGAGAGAGGATATGTTGGTGAAAAGCTTGCCATATCTTAAATGAGCTGTTGGTCCCAGATATGAAAACTCTGTGAAGTTTCCATATGGATGTGGTAGGCTTGCTATTGCCTTGCCCCTACCTGCCACTCCCCACCCAGCCCCACTCACTTGCCCACTGGGGGGAAGGCATGGCGGGAGGCGCATGTTCCCACGCTCCTCTTTTGTGGCGTCATTTTCCAATTGAACAGGGGAGCCGTGGGTcgcactgaagcccagttcagtaaaaactgCCCCTTcggaggtgatttttactgaactgggcttcagcgtATCCcacatctcttcaggggacatcattttctggtgcggCATGAGAGCCCGTGCATACTTTGCGCACACAGGTGATAAGTACTCCAGTGCCCCCGTGCACCCTGGATGGggctaggtggggcttttgcccaacagggcttctgattggccactggagatctgatcaaTTGTGCAGATTAAAAGGAATCCTGTTAAGCAGAGATTCTGCCTGAAAATGCTGAAGCGTTACATAACCTTGCTCCTTGACATTCTGTGATTGGCTCCTGTGCCAGCCGTTTTGTAGCTAGCTCCACCTCCTgtagcggccattttgtggtctTGTCCATCACCCagggtcagaattccaaaggtgctcacagactcaagaaggttggggacccctgccccaGCTCAATATTGTCTATTTTGACTGGCTTAGAAGAGTCTTTCCCAGTTGCTGTTACCAGAGATCCTTGTCCGAAGATGGGACTTTTGGCATGCAAACCGCATGTTCCAATACTAAACTACAGCCTTTCTCCATGCATAGTACTGTCAATGACTGGGTATACTTGTTGCATGTTTTCAGCTGTCTATATGTGTGAGATGGATCAGCATTGTCCTCAAGACTTTGAGAGCAACGCCCCAGAGACCTGGTGTCCTCTTAAAGGTACTTTACCGGCTTCATCAGGTGTGACGTATGAGCTCTGTGCTGGCATTGTAGACAAGGCAGAGCTCTCTCTGGAGGAAATCGCATGCCAGGAAGTCTTAGAGGAATGTGGCTACGAAGTCCCCCTAGCCGGCCTGAAGAGGATTACATCATACAGGTAAATAGGTCTGGAATCACTAATTGTTAATGGACAGTTGCTAAAGAGGCTTGCACAAGGTGAAACCCTCCAAGTTCACCAGCAACAAATTGTGCTTTGATAGTCCTGTTGCTGTAGTCTCAAGCAGGCAGCATAGCAAGAAGGATGAACTATATCCTTGATGGCTGGTGAGCTGTGGGCCACAGGTTGTTATGATGGATTAACACTCCCTTTCCTATGAAAAGTCATAGATTGGCAGGAATGGCCAGTACGAGAACAGTGGGAAAGATGAAGACAAAACAGGGCATTGTTGGCTTGTCTTTCTGCTCAGATTTTTAGCTTCCTCAACACTAAAAGCATCAGTAACATACAAGAATTTAAAGTTCCTATTGATCAGAAATGGATACCTTTCAGCTCCCCCAACACTCCTCTTATGTAGCATATAGAGTCTGTTCCAAGACCAGTGTTGTTTTTTCATACATTCTGAAGTGATGGTACATAATTTAGTTTTTTTGCAAAATTTGTACCAGGCGGCTAAAGGTTCAAATGAGCATTATAAAAACACatcacaaaaacaattaaaaccagaaataACATGTAAAAGCACAGAAAAAACAGTAATCAAAACAGAGCAGAAAGGAGATAgcaatgaaagaaaatgagacaaaaccaaaagaaagtcttcactcactggtgGAGGATAGTGACAGAAGACAGATAAATATCCCTAGGGAGAGAGCTTCAGAGTTTGggtgccacagctgagaaggccATTTCATGGTTTGCCACCAGAGTAATCTCAGACGATGGGGGTACCTGATCCAGGACCTTCGTAGAGGACTGTAGCAGCCAGGTAGCTTTGTGTGGGAATAAGCCTTGTAGGCCTTTAAAAATCAGTACTTGGACCCGGAATCAAATTGggaaccagtgtagatgggccaagagtGGAGTAATGTGGTAAAGAGACGTTGGATTGCTTGCATTGTTAATTTTTCAAACATTTATTAGCTACCTTTCATTTGATCAAGATGGCATACAATAAAACTCTGGATACCAGTATGTTTAATATATGAAGTTCTTCTATATTGATTCAGAATTTCTGCCAAAGCCAGCACTACACAAATGCCTTTTCCAGGTCTGCTAACTAATGGGAGATCCTGGAGACCTCCTGTATGCAAAGAGTAAGATGCATTCAGCCACTTCACTCAGTTACTCAGCAATCAACAACCACTGTAAATTCCAGGTCAGGCCGGCCAACAACAACTGTAAAGCAAGCCAAAAGGAAAGCAGAGGAAGGAAGTAGAAGTTTTAGCATAATCTGAACGGTAGCCTGAAAAGGAATCATCATGATCGGTCTTCCTCCCCTGCAGCTATTtgtcctgttcacatgttacagtgaacacacacatTTCCTACATGTATTTGCATACCTCTGTTTGTAAGATCCAACAtgcattcattttacaaatgaaaccaggaaccAATACCTGGATGAATGTGCAGGACCCAATAAAACATTCAGCTGAGGTtgcgttgaatgtaacatgagaattactgaacacaggcagggctttccggaacctcttgaaaatggtcacatggctggtggccccgccccctgatctccagacagaggggagattagattgcagcttggagggcaatctaaactcccctctgtctggagatcagggggcggggccaccagccatgtgaccattttctccgagggcaacctactgagttccaccacctctttttccagaaaaaaagccctgaacacagGTATAGAGAAAAATCAAGCGTGCATAAACAGAATGTATGTATGTTTACTgtgacttgtgaacagggcttctgtgTCGCTGATAAACACTTCATTTCCTGGGGGAGCATTTTTGTACAGTGCATCCTTCTGGAATTAGTTTGCACAGAAGTCTCACTATGTCTTCTTTCCAAGCCATtcattgtctgcctctttctcttcctctcttgaaAATAAAAAACTGCAGAGTTACAGAACTAGGGCTcagggctgctgctgaaaattACAGGTCCGGCTGTCCTGGTGTGTTTAGGCGTGCTTATCTGGGTCTGTCGTCACGTTGTGTGGCACAGGGGTGGAGAAGTGCACCACGTGATGGGATCATGTCATGTTTAAGTGTgcctaaacatatggagaagttGATACTTGGCCAGCAGCTCTGCTTCAAACATAAGGTCTAATTCCTGTCTCTGCACACCCCCTCCTGAACTATATTTTGTAATTTCTTTTACTAACATATCAAGTTAAAAACCTGACAGCACAACGCCCTAAAGAAGTAGACGTACACATGGGTAACACAGCATGAATAGTATTAGGAGAGTGAAGGGCAAAAAGTGAACCTGatgtaaaggtaaaagtagtcccctgtgcaagtaccgagtcattactgacccatgggcggacatcgcatcacgacattttcttggcagactttttatggggtggtttgccattgccttccccagtcatctacactttacccccaggaaactgggtactcattttaccgacttcggaaggacagaaggctgagttaaccttgagccgggctacctgaacccagcttccgccaggatcgaactcaggtcgtgagcagagcttgagcagcagtactgcagcttgtcATTAATATACCTAGGAAATATTGGAACTGACCTTTTTTGTGAGGTGTCAAATGATGCAGGACTTGGATATTTTAGGAGAATCCTGTAAGATTTTGGTATTTGGGCTGCCCTTCAATGGCTTGGGTTAGAGCAAGTACATGAGAATTTTTCGTGCAGCATTTTAGTGCATCTatattttaatgatgtatttgctGGTTTTCTGTGGAACACTGTTTTAGTTTTGTTGGTGACCCGATGAGATGAAAGGGGATGGATGTCTTCCAGATGTAGATACTTTTCCTGCAGAAGCCAGCCCAAAGCCCTTCAGCAGTTAGCACCCCAGTTCAGACTTGGCAAGTCTCCGCGGGAAGAGAAggccacagagaatgcccatctATGCATTTAATGCCTTAACTGGACAGACATTTAAGTTTCTGTTAGGCGATTCAGCTGACAAGACCAATCGGGACGTGTCAGGATTAGGGCTGCTTTATGGGTGGCATGATCCTGAGGCAGTCTGCAAGCCCATTTCAAGAGCTGCTTGAGGGATAATTATATTCAGGCTGCAgaatttcattttgaaaaaacCTATCTCAGGGTGTAATCTCACTAGCCTGTACTATGCATAGAAATTATGGCTTCTTATCAGTTTAAGGAAATTTGTTATTTTCCCCCCATCAGTGTCTCATAGTTTGATTAATCAAGCTGACTTGGGATCCTGCCGAAGTTCTGCTGAACAGATTTGGGTTGTTGTGACTAACAAATACCCGGTATCTCAGTTCAAACTAGATTCCCCAGGTATGGATTGAAAAAATCATCATGATAGGGCCACATACAGATAGGAGGGaactcccaggtttgcagaaaaatctgaaaacttaaaaaagggggaggggaaggttaACACCTCCCACTAAATCATAGAAACTATATCTGCACGAGTGACACCGCCTCTGCAGGAGTTGCTTGGCATAATGAGTCACGCAGAGATGCCGCGGACACTCTCCTCTGTGGATAGTTTATAGGAGACTTATATTTGTAGTTCTCCATGGTACATGGTTTGGagattactggagatttgggggtggagcctgaagaggaggggttggagaggggagggagggagggagcttagGAAAAATGttatgccataaagtccacccttcaaaactgccattttctccaggggaactgatctctagtctggtgatcaggtgtaattctgggagatcttcataCCCCACCTGGAAGTTTACGACCCTACTGGAGCAttggaaaagatcaagagtccagtagcacctataagattagcaaaatttgtagtagggaatgagctttcatgagtcacaactcacttcttcagataccagtgagtcgtgactcacgaaagctcatatcctaccacaaactttgttagtcttataggtgctactggactcttgctcttttgtactgctacagacagactgacacggctacccatcttgatctaaccctACTAGAATCAGCGATTGTGTCGCACTTGGGGTATTGtaggatgattttttttaaaaaaatacaagatGCATTTTAGAACACGGCTTTACTAGCCCAATACTCCTGTTTTAATAACTGTCTATTttacaaggatttttttaaaaatcagaaatcagAGAAGTAGCCAACTGTGCGCGTGTGTAGTATGTGTCTCGTATTTGGAATTAAGGAAATGTCAAGAATTAAATAATCTCAAATGAAAATGTGCCCAGAGCCTTCTGTCTCCCCATATTGCGGGCTTGTGGAAAAAAGCATCTGTTCTCTCCTTGGAAACGCATGTCTAAATGTACGGAGCGTGGCCGCGTTTAAGCAAAACAAAACTTTCTTAGTGTTTCCTCTTGACAACTCTATTGAGGTGGACACtgacatgctttttttttttaaagggagggggtggaaggagagagaaaaacctGGGAATTGAATACAAATCCACAGCTGTCAATCCTGGCAAATGTCGTTTCCTGCTGGATTAGCGAGCTTTTgctagggggaggaggggagagaaatggAGGAGATATCTCTAGCTGCTCCTTGGAGCCAGATTAGAAGACGGGTTTGCTAGATGAAAAGATGCTTTCTTCAGTGTAAAACAAAAGGCTGCAAGCCTTAAGTGTTGTTACTTGGGAATAAGCCTTATTAAACTCATTTGGACTTAATTCTGAGGAAGTCTCCGTAGGATTGGGGTAAAAAATGTCCATAGCATTTTTATGATCGTTACACCAAggtgtgagaagacaagattctctggaagtcactaatgctaggaaaagtagaaggcagtaggaaaagaggaaggcctaaaacaagatggcttgactcagtcaaagaaggcacgtcctccagtttgcaggatctgagcaagtctgttaatgataggatgtttcggaggtctttcattcataaggtcgtcATAGGTCGGATGGCATTATAATACACGCACACCCCAAGGTGTCACGTCTACAGAGATGTTGAAAGTGCATGTGTCATATgctcttttttcctgttgaagCAAATAGAAAAGAGAGACTTTGCAGGGAATTGAGCTTGGTATGTGTACTGGGGCCCACTTGCAAACAataacagtattttttaaaagttacactGCCATGCTCAAAATTTAGAATGACCTTGAGTAACATATATACTGGAATTTATTTTTTAAGCGCAGAAAATATACTTAGTCTCTGTTGAACAGGACCATAAGCAAAGTTAAC from Eublepharis macularius isolate TG4126 chromosome 2, MPM_Emac_v1.0, whole genome shotgun sequence harbors:
- the NUDT14 gene encoding uridine diphosphate glucose pyrophosphatase NUDT14 isoform X3; the protein is MKTHDSVSILIFNTSRQCFVVVKQFRPAVYMCEMDQHCPQDFESNAPETWCPLKGTLPASSGVTYELCAGIVDKAELSLEEIACQEVLEECGYEVPLAGLKRITSYRSGVGVTGSKQTLFYAEVTDEMKTGKGGGRPEEGELIEVVEIPLPDSMDFAFDETFPKTMGVMFCFMWFHNNIAPKLPEKSE